From the Notolabrus celidotus isolate fNotCel1 chromosome 12, fNotCel1.pri, whole genome shotgun sequence genome, one window contains:
- the smg5 gene encoding protein SMG5, whose protein sequence is MSGPGQDSEPEAKVLLIKRLYRAVVESVHKLDVIIGSKSSYREVFKPENISLRNKLRELCVKLMFLHPVDYGRKAEELLWRKVYYEVIQVIKTNKKHIHSRSALECAYRTHLIAGVGFYQHLLLYIQSHYQLELQDCIDWTHVTDPLIGRKKPVSATPKEMEWAQMACHRCLVYLGDLARYQNELAGVEAEQLAERFYHQALSVMPHIGMPFNQLGTLAGSKFYNVEATYYYLRCIQSDAPFEGAYGNLKRLFDKAAKMYHQVKKQEMKKLSPSRQRSKDIKRLLVSFMYLQSLLQPKNSLMETELTSLCQSVLEDFNLVLFYLPPPTHGVAHHSPSEEEDEPQHADNSCPVLPDTLVFKMVVTCLMVVHSLKRGGSKQYSASIAFTLALFSHLVNHVNIRLQAELEEAESQVPPLHTDAADDLETKDLTAPSTDRSEEKPLQNGSLEQEDDEEEKDEDGCERVGVKKHTSVEEQRKMEEDKQRQKKKYTRLSRLRRRRCARKDTRGEDESDLSEGFESEEDEDEDDERRGHTDSTGGSTTGIPPNPPPVRKQTKRDPLVEEGSWGSGSEEEEEEEGGTAFDVETDSDMNSQESRSDLEDIEDAENSDNTEGQAQEHQEEDEDEDQPKEDGGERDGDTPPTTNGPLMPSDSSISSNLQAMSSQLFQAKRCFRLAPTFSNMLLRPQASSSTGNPTPTDSSAPPSQETPPPPSDSPCDLNPGTANGTNENDMDSDSEGSQHSTPSVHSEKTLLEKLEILTNQGLIQVVKVFIDWLRTNTDIILMCAQSSQSLWNRLSVLLNLLPDGSKMLEAELGLNTEVTELINECEQPGLVQTLLLPEDLALRHLPALNVAHRRLDFNRRNPSLSSLQECVVRVCCIRSFGHFLTNLQGNVLHFNPEAGIFTSISQSEQDNLVQQAKAQFRMAEEEARRNRLMRDMAQLRLQLEVSQLEGSLQQPKAQSSMSPYLVPDTAALCQHLNLIRQLAGSGCFIIIIPRTVIDGLDRLKKENAGARDGIRFLESEFRKGNRYIRCQKESGRSFERDKLKRQDIEAWHLYKMVDSCRQLTVSQSNGDEDTAGMVTILTGHQVEELCTQSAAMKTAIQAAGSAGMELKNIVEFYRQWKEIG, encoded by the exons gCTGAGGGAGCTCTGTGTGAAGCTGATGTTTCTCCACCCTGTGGACTACGGCCGAAAGGCTGAGGAGCTTCTCTGGAGGAAGGTTTACTATGAGGTCATCCAGGTTATCAAGACCAACAAGAAG CACATTCACAGTCGCAGCGCTCTTGAGTGTGCCTACCGCACGCACCTGATTGCCGGGGTGGGTTTCTACCAGCACTTGCTGCTCTACATCCAGTCGCATTAtcagctggagctgcaggacTGCATCGACTGGACCCACGTCACAGACCCACTCATCG GTCGGAAGAAACCGGTGTCAGCCACCCCGAAGGAGATGGAGTGGGCACAGATGGCCTGTCATCGCTGCCTGGTCTACCTGGGAGATTTAG CCCGCTATCAGAACGAACTTGCTGGAGTGGAGGCTGAGCAGCTGGCGGAGAGGTTTTACCATCAAGCCCTGTCTGTCATGCCACACATAG GAATGCCTTTTAACCAACTGGGCACACTGGCAGGGAGCAAGTTCTACAATGTTGAAGCAACCTACTACTACCTACGCTG TATCCAATCAGACGCCCCCTTTGAAGGCGCCTATGGCAACCTGAAGCGCTTGTTTGACAAAGCTGCCAAGATGTACCACCAAGTGAAAAAGCAGGAAATGAAGAAGTTGTCTCCGTCTCGACAAAG ATCAAAAGACATAAAGCGTCTCCTGGTCAGCTTCATGTACCTTCAGAGCCTGCTGCAGCCCAAGAACAG TTTAATGGAGACAGAGCTGACATCACTCTGTCAGTCGGTGCTCGAGGACTTCAACCTGGTGCTGTTCTACCTACCGCCACCGACACATGGCGTCGCTCACCACTCCCCCAGCGAAGAAGAAGACGAGCCGCAGCACGCGGACAACTCCTGTCCGGTGCTGCCCGATACACTGGTCTTCAAGATGGTGGTGACGTGTCTGATGGTGGTGCACAGCCTGAAGAGGGGAG GATCAAAGCAGTACAGTGCGTCCATAGCTTTCACTCTGGCGCTGTTCTCTCATCTGGTGAACCACGTCAACATCCGGCTGCAGGCTGAACTGGAGGAAGCGGAGAGCCAGGTGCCTCCACTTCACACCGACGCTGCAG ATGACCTGGAGACGAAGGATCTGACAGCTCCATCAACAGACCGCTCTGAGGAGAAGCCTCTGCAGAACGGCTCCCTCGAGCAAGAAGAcgatgaggaggagaaggatgaaGATGGCTGTGAAAGGGTCGGTGTTAAAAAGCATACCAGTGTGGAAGAACAACGCAAAATGgaagaagacaaacagagacagaagaagaagtacaCCCGCCTGTCGAGGCTCCGCCGACGCCGCTGTGCCCGCAAGGACACTCGAGGAGAGGACGAGAGCGACCTGAGCGAAGGCTTCGAGAGCGAAGAGGATGAGGACGAGGACGACGAGAGGAGGGGTCACACTGATTCAACAGGTGGCAGCACCACTGGAATCCCACCCAATCCTCCACCTGTCAGGAAGCAGACTAAAAGAGACCCCCTTGTTGAGGAGGGCAGCTGGGGGAGTggctcagaggaagaggaggaggaggaaggagggacgGCGTTCGATGTAGAAACCGACTCTGACATGAACAGCCAGGAGTCCCGATCAGACCTGGAAGACATTGAGGATGCTGAAAACTCAGACAACACAGAGGGTCAGGCGCAGGAGCATCAGGAGGAAGACGAAGATGAAGACCAACCCAAGGAGGACGGAGGGGAAAGGGACGGCGATACTCCCCCAACCACTAACGGACCGCTCATGCCCAGCGACTCGAGCATCAGCAGTAACCTGCAGGCCATGTCCTCGCAGCTCTTCCAGGCAAAGCGCTGTTTCCGCCTGGCACCAACCTTCAGCAACATGCTGCTGAGGCCCCAAGCGTCCTCCTCCACGGGTAACCCCACCCCGACTGACTCCTCTGCTCCCCCCTCCCAAGAGacgcctcctcctcccagtgACTCGCCCTGTGACTTGAACCCTGGTACTGCCAACGGAACCAATGAAAATG ACAtggactctgactctgaagGCAGCCAACACAGTACTCCGTCTGTGCACAGTGAGAAAACCCTTCTAGAGAAGCTGGAGATCCTGACCAATCAGGGCTTGATCCAGGTGGTGAAGGTCTTCATTGATTGGCTgaggacaaacacagacatcattCTCATGTGTGCACAG agttcTCAGAGCTTGTGGAACCGACTGTCCGTGCTGCTCAACCTGCTCCCAGATGGCAGCAAGATGCTGGAGGCTG AGCTGGGTCTGAACACGGAGGTGACAGAGCTCATAAATGAGTGTGAGCAGCCCGGCTTGGTCcagactctgctgctgcctgaGGATTTGGCCCTGCGACACCTGCCTGCTCTCAATGTAGCTCACCGCCGCCTGGATTTCAACCGCCGCAACCCCTCCCTCAGTTCCTTACAAGAG TGTGTGGTGCGAGTGTGTTGCATCCGCAGTTTTGGTCACTTCCTGACGAATCTCCAAGGCAACGTGCTGCACTTCAACCCAGAGGCGGGCATCTTCACCAGCATCAGCCAGTCCGAACAGGACAATCTGGTGCAGCAGGCCAAGGCCCAGTTCCGAATG GCTGAAGAGGAGGCTCGTCGAAATCGCTTAATGAGGGACATGGCTCAACTACGACTGCAG TTGGAGGTGTCACAGCTAGAGGGCAGCCTTCAGCAGCCTAAGGCGCAGTCCTCCATGTCTCCCTACCTGGTGCCAGACACAGCTGCTCTCTGTCAGCATCTGAACCTCATCAGGCAACTGGCCGGCAGTGGctgcttcatcatcatcatcccacGGACAG TGATTGATGGACTTGACAGGTTGAAGAAGGAAAATGCCGGAGCAAGGGATGGTATTCGCTTCCTTGAGTCTGAATTTCGCAAAGGAAACAG GTACATACGCTGCCAGAAGGAGTCCGGTCGCAGTTTTGAACGAGATAAACTGAAACGTCAGGACATCGAAGCCTG GCATTTGTACAAGATGGTGGACAGCTGCCGTCAGCTGACAGTCTCCCAGAGCAACGGAGATGAAGACACAGCCGGCATGGTGACCATTCTGACAGGCCACCAAGTGGAGGAGCTTTGCACTCAGTCTGCAGCAATGAAG ACGGCGATCCAGGCTGCAGGCTCGGCGGGCATGGAGCTGAAGAACATCGTGGAGTTCTACCGGCAGTGGAAGGAGATTGGCTGA